The Mangrovibacterium diazotrophicum DNA window CTTGATTTTACCAACACCAAATCGGAACTGGAAGGCGCATCACCAATACTGGCTAACGGCGACCTTTCATATCAATACAAAAGCAACAATTTCGAATTCAACAGCACGGTGGTCGCAAACTACTTCAGCGACCGCATATATGCTATTGGAGTGGGAGGATATAACGACATTGAAGAAAACGGCCTGGTGACGCTGGACTTCATTTCGTCAGTCAAAATAAAAAATCATTGGGGAGTTAGCTTCAAAGCAAAAAACCTTCTCGACCCCGACTTCGAACTAACACGCAAACCGGCCAGCGAAGGAGCTGAACCAACCGTGTTGCGCAGCTACAAAAAAGGAATCAACCTAAGCTTGGGTTTATCCTATGAATTTTAAAATAAGTCTCGAAAATACCTTATGAAAATTAAATTTTACAAAATGAAAAAGTTATTGTTTTTCCTTTCGATTGTGACTCTGATCTTCGCTGGTTGTAGCGACGATGAGCCGAGTGGACCGAACGTTATTGAAGGTTCTACCCTATCAGGTGACATTACGACTGATACAGAACTGGATGCCTCAGTTGAATATACCTTGAATGGCACACTGAGCGTTAAAAACGGCGCTACTCTGACAATCCCTGCCGGTACAATGATTAAAGCCACCTCAGGCTTTAGCTCGTACCTGATCGTAGAACAAGGTGGTAAACTGGAAGCAAACGGTACTGCCAGCAACCCAATTACCTTCACTTCTGCCGCTTCTTCTCCTGCAGCTGGTGACTGGGGTGGTATCTGGATCAACGGTTTTGCACCAATCTCAGGTGGTGGCACCGGAACTTCTGAAGTTGATGCTACACTGCCTTACGGTGGTACTGATGCAGCTGACAACTCTGGTACCCTGACCTACGTGAAAATCCTTTACTCAGGAGCACAATCAAGCGAAAGCGTTGAACACAACGGTTTGACTTTAGACGCTGTTGGTAGCGGTACAACAATCAACAACCTGTACATTGCTTACGGTGCTGATGACGCTGTTGAATTCTTCGGTGGTTCAGTAAACGTAACAAACTTGTTGGCTGTTAACTGCGACGACGATATGTTCGATGTAACCCAAGGTTGGACCGGTACACTGGATAACGCTTACGGTATCTGGGAAGATGGTTATTCAAGTACGGAATCTGACCCACGTGGTATCGAAGCTGACGGTAACCTCGATGGTAAATATTCAAGCCAATCAGGTCAATCTGATTTCACAATGACCAACATCACCATCAAAAATGCGTCAAGTTACCTGATGGAAGACGGTATCAAAATCCGTCGTGGAGCTACTGCAACAATCACAAACGCGCTGTTGATCGGTGGTAATGCAAAAGACCTGATCGATTTGACTGACTCATCGGGTGATGCTACAACAACCACTTCAATCAGCCTGACTGTAGACAGAACTTCTTACACTTCTAACGAAATTCATGCTGACGCTACTTACGCTAACGTGGTAATCGAAGACGGCAACACTGGTGCAAGCACTGGTGCATTTGCCTGGACTGGTTACGACTTCGACGCAGATATGACTGCTGAAATCAGTGGTGATGTAACTGAAGATGTGTACCTGAATGCTTTGTACACTTACACCCTGAACGGTACCATGAACGTTAAAGATGGTGCTACCTTGATCATTCCTGCCGGAACAACAATTGAGGCTACAAAAGGCTTTGCTTCTTACCTGATCGTTGAACAAGGTGGTATGATCGAAGCAGCTGGTACTGCTGATGCACCTATTACGTTTACTTCTGCTGAAGCTTCTCCTGCAGCTGGAGACTGGGGTGGTATCTGGATCAACGGTTATGCTCCAATCTCTGGTGGTGGTACCGGAACTTCAGAAATTGACGCAACGCTTCCTTACGGTGGAACTGACGCAGCTGACAACTCAGGTACATTGACCTATGTGAAAATCCTTTACTCAGGAGCACAAGTAAGCGAAAGCGTTGAACACAACGGTCTGACTTTGGACGCTGTTGGTAACGGAACAACAATCAACAACATTTATGTGATGAATGGTGCTGATGACGCGGTTGAATTCTTCGGTGGTACAGTTAATGTAACCAACTTATTGGCTGTTAACTGCGACGACGATATGTTCGATGTGACTCAAGGCTGGACTGGTACACTTGATAACGCTTACGGCGTTTGGGAGTCTGGCTACACAAGCTCTGAATCTGACCCTCGTGGTATCGAAGCTGACGGTAACCTGGATGGTAACTACCCTAGCGACTCAGGTCAGTCTGACTTCACGATGACAAACATCTCGATTGTAAACAAATCAGACTATGTAATGGAAGATGGTATTAAAATCCGTCGTGGCGCGACTGCTACTATTACAAACGCTTTGATCGTTGGTGGTGTAGCTAAAAACATCATCGACATGACTGACAGTAAAGGTAATGCCAACACTGCTTCTGCAATCAGCTTAACTGTTGACGGAACAACTGTTCCTGATGGTAATGACGAAATCAATACAGGTAGCGACACGTATTCAAGTGTTGTTATCGAAGCCGGAAACACAGGTGCTTCTTCTTCAGCATTTGAATGGACTGGCTTCACAAACTTCTAATCTTCATGATTGTACAATAATTGAAGTGTTGACTTCAATTCCCGTAAATTTGTTGGGAGACCGTCCATTGGGCGGTCTCTTTTTTTTATAAAAAGAATCGTACTGTTTAATCAATTTTTAATTCTGCTGTAACTCCATCGTAATCGTCCTCCTATACTTTTGACTCAACAAATTACGAGATCATGAAGAATTTATTTTTAACCGTCTTGATGGTATTTGCGATTAGCGTCGCAATGGCCGGAGAAAAAAAAGACAAAGAAGCTGTTGAATCCAACGCCAGCGCAACTACCGTATTAAGCGGTTCAGTAATCGACCAGCTAACAAACGAAGCTTTGGTTGGTGTAAAAGTTGAACTGGAAGGTACCAACAAAGTTGTTTATACCGACTTCGACGGAAATTACAGTTTCGAAGATGTAAAACCGGGAACTTATAATCTGACTGCAAGCTACGTTTCATACGAAAAGAAAAGCATGGAAAAGGTTTCGGTAAACCCGAATAAGAACGAAATGATTATTAGCTTGAAATCTTCAAACTAGTATTTGCGGATTTCTATATACTTAAGATTGCAGCCACTTCTGAGAGCAGGAGTGGCTTTTTTCATGCAATTACGCGTCTGCTTTACATAAGGGATTAAATTTTACCTCATTTTGTGAAATTTAATCGTAATCGTTTCTTAATTTTTTATAGGGCAGTTAACTTTGGCTTAACATTAGAAACAAGAATCAACCAATTAAAGGAGGCGCAAGATATGAAAAAGATAATCTTAATGATCGGTGTACTTTTCTTCGTTGCTCTGGGAGCTAACGCACAAGAAGTAATTGAAAAAGATGGTATTTACTATTTCGATTCAAAACCTTATACCGGAAGTTATATTGGCACTTACGACAATGGCAACACCAAATTCAGCCTGTTTTTGAAAAATGGCAAGAAAGACGGTGAAATGCGTATTTATTTCCAAAATGGCAAACTGAACGAAATCCGCCATTATAAGAAAAATGAAATGGACGGTACCTGGATCACCTACAATGAGGATGAAGTTCAGGTCGGTTTAGCCAATTACAAAGCCGGTAAAAAAGACGGCGAGTGGAAAGTATGGAACGACCAAGGCAAAATGATCTACGAAATGAACTATGTGAATGGCGAGAAATCGGGCACATGGAAAAAATTCGGAGCCGATGGTCAAATCCTTAGCGAAAGAACGTTTTAATTTTCAACGTTAAAATGCAAAAAGAGGAGCTTTCGGCTCCTCTTTTTTATTAGCTGCGTTTCATGATTCCGTAGCAAAGTATCTTTAAAATATTGTCGACTCCTTTTTCGAGGTTCGTAGTCCCATAGTCACCGGCTGTCAGCGGCATTTCAAGCCCTTTAATAGCCGTTGTAATTCCGATAGCAGCCAGGGTAAAATCATAGATCTCGAAGGTATTTTTCCGGACTCCTTCAATCAGGATCCGTTTAATCATCCGAATCTCTTCCTGGTTGTATCTGTTCTTGATATTATCGATGAATTCAATCGCGGTAACGTCATTCTCCAGTGCATGATAAAAGTTCGCCAAACCACGGAAAGTTGTCAGCTTGGTCAGAATATATTCCCGAAGTTTCTCCACCGGATCGGTGTTCCGCATCACAACTTTCTCCAACTCGCGTTTCAAAATCTCCACTTCTTTCAGAATCACCGCCTGAAACAAATCTTCCTTGCTGTTGAAATAATAATAAAGCGAACTTTTACCCTTCCGAACGGCATTGGCAATATCGTCCAGGGTGGTCTTCTTATACCCGTACTTACTAAAAATATCCTGAGCAATTTTCAGGATTGTCTCCCGGTTGGCGTCTTTCTTATTTACACCATTTTCGAGGTTCATCACCATAACTGGATAGTCTTATTTAGAAATGCGTAAATATAGCTGAAATTTTCGAATGTTTTTTGCCAAAAATCTAACTACTCAACATCTGGCTTTTTAACAAGCTTAAAATCAAGCTGCTTTTTCTCCAGATTCGCCCGCATAATTTCGACCCAAACCGACTCACCTAATTGGTAAGTGCGCTTACTGTGATTACCAACCAAACAATAATTCTTCTCATCAAACATGTAGAAGTCGTCGTCGAGTTCGCGCATAGGCACCATGCCTTCGCACTTATTTTCCAGCTCAACGTAGAGTCCCCAGTCGGTAATTCCCGAAATGACGCCCGGGAAGGTCTGCCCTATTTTGTCCTTCATAAACTCAACCTGTTTGTACTTGATGGAGCTCCGTTCGGCATTGGCTGCACGGCTTTCCATCTCCGACGAGTGCTTGCAGTAGTCTTCAAATTTCTGCGCATTTGCCGATCGTCCGCCATCCAAATAGCGTTCCAGCAGGCGGTGCACCATCACATCGGGGTAACGCCGGATGGGCGATGTAAAGTGGCTGTAATACTGAAATCCCAGCCCGTAATGTCCAATATTCCGGGTCGAATATTCAGCTTTGGCCATTGAGCGAATGGCGAGTGTTTCCACCACATTCTGCTCACTCTTACCCTTCACCGTTTCCATCAATTCGTTCATCGATGTTGAAATGGTTTTGGCAGAGGTTGTCTGAATACCGTAACCGAATTTCTTGATGAAGTGGTTAAAGTTCTCCAGCTTTTCAGGATCGGGTTTGTCGTGAATCCTGTAGACAAAGGTTCGGGCTTGCTTGCCACCTTTCTCTTTCCCGATCGACTCAGCTACTCGTTTATTGGCAAGTAGCATAAACTCTTCAATCAACTTGTTACTGTCTTTCGACTCCTTGAAGAATACCGAAAGCGGTTTTCCTTTTTCGTCGATTTCGAATTTCACCTCGATGCGATCAAAGGCCAAAGATCCTTCTTTAAAGCGTTTGCTGCGCAATTTTACCGCCAGCGTATTTAGTTGTAAGATCTCCTCTTTCAGGTCGCCTTCGCCGGTCTCAATAATCTCCTGAGCCTCTTCATAGGTAAAGCGGCGATTCGAATGGATAACGGTGCGCCCAAACCATTCTTTCAACACTTCTCCGTCCTCATTCATTTTAAAGACAGCCGAGAAACAGAGTTTATCCTCGTTAGGACGAAGCGAGCAAACGCCATTCGACAGCTTCTCAGGCAACATCGGCACAACCCGATCCACCAGGTAAACCGAAGTGGCCCGCGAGTACGCCTCATCGTCCAAAATCGTGTTGGGTTTTACATAGTGACTTACATCGGCGATGTGCACACCAACTTCCCAAAGACCTTCTTTGAGCTGCCGAACCGACAAAGCATCATCGAAGTCCTTGGCATCGGCCGGGTCAATCGTAAACGTCGTTACATCGCGCATATCGCGCCGTTTCTCAATTTCTTCATCCGGAATATCAAGCGGAATGCGTTCTGCCGCTTTCAGCACGTTTTCGGGAAAACGGAGAGGCAAATCAAACTCCGCCAAAATCGCGTGCATTTCCGTATCGTTCTCGCCGGCATTTCCTAATACTTCAATCACCTCCCCAAACGGATTCTTCGCCCGGGTTGGCCACTCGGTGATCCGCGCAACCGCCTTCTGTCCGCCAACAGCACCATTCAGCTTGTCGTTCGGTATAAACAGGTCGAAACCAACTTTACCGACCGGTATGAGGAATGCGAAGTTACGCGAGCGTTCTATCGTCCCTACAAATGTGGTTTTCGCACGTTCAATAATTTCGGTGACCTCACCTTCCAACTGGTGCTTTTTGCGTCGCGCATACATCGTCACCCGAACTTTATCGCCTTCCATCGCGTGGTTCAGGTTACGTTGCGATACGAGTACCGGCTGATCAATTTCGTCGGAGACAACAAGCCCAAAACCTTGTGGCTGCAGCTCTACCCGACCGCAGATTTGTCCTCCGCGCGAGGTCACTTTATACTTGCCACGGAATACCTGCTCGATGGTTTGATCCTCGGACAGTTCATCCAAAACAACGCTGACCAGCCGGCGAATTTCGGGATCTTTCACTCCCAACTCCGAAGCTAACTGCTTATAATTAAAACTCTTTTGGGGATTATCGTAGAAAACGGTTAATATGGCGTTTTTGAGATTTTTTTTATTGAAAGTCGAAGACTTCGGTCGATTCTTCTTATTTCTTTTCTTCATGTTTCGACATTGAATATTCGCGATTGAAGTTAAAACTATTTATTTAGGATATAAAAAAAGAGGAAAGCAAATAATCGCCCTCCTCCGGAATTTTTATTGTAAAATTTTTGATCGAATTACTTCTTGGGGTACACGGAAATCATTGGATAAACGTCGAGGTTATCGATAAACAACTCTCC harbors:
- a CDS encoding toxin-antitoxin system YwqK family antitoxin, translated to MKKIILMIGVLFFVALGANAQEVIEKDGIYYFDSKPYTGSYIGTYDNGNTKFSLFLKNGKKDGEMRIYFQNGKLNEIRHYKKNEMDGTWITYNEDEVQVGLANYKAGKKDGEWKVWNDQGKMIYEMNYVNGEKSGTWKKFGADGQILSERTF
- a CDS encoding carboxypeptidase-like regulatory domain-containing protein → MKNLFLTVLMVFAISVAMAGEKKDKEAVESNASATTVLSGSVIDQLTNEALVGVKVELEGTNKVVYTDFDGNYSFEDVKPGTYNLTASYVSYEKKSMEKVSVNPNKNEMIISLKSSN
- a CDS encoding TetR/AcrR family transcriptional regulator, whose product is MVMNLENGVNKKDANRETILKIAQDIFSKYGYKKTTLDDIANAVRKGKSSLYYYFNSKEDLFQAVILKEVEILKRELEKVVMRNTDPVEKLREYILTKLTTFRGLANFYHALENDVTAIEFIDNIKNRYNQEEIRMIKRILIEGVRKNTFEIYDFTLAAIGITTAIKGLEMPLTAGDYGTTNLEKGVDNILKILCYGIMKRS
- the rnr gene encoding ribonuclease R; this translates as MKKRNKKNRPKSSTFNKKNLKNAILTVFYDNPQKSFNYKQLASELGVKDPEIRRLVSVVLDELSEDQTIEQVFRGKYKVTSRGGQICGRVELQPQGFGLVVSDEIDQPVLVSQRNLNHAMEGDKVRVTMYARRKKHQLEGEVTEIIERAKTTFVGTIERSRNFAFLIPVGKVGFDLFIPNDKLNGAVGGQKAVARITEWPTRAKNPFGEVIEVLGNAGENDTEMHAILAEFDLPLRFPENVLKAAERIPLDIPDEEIEKRRDMRDVTTFTIDPADAKDFDDALSVRQLKEGLWEVGVHIADVSHYVKPNTILDDEAYSRATSVYLVDRVVPMLPEKLSNGVCSLRPNEDKLCFSAVFKMNEDGEVLKEWFGRTVIHSNRRFTYEEAQEIIETGEGDLKEEILQLNTLAVKLRSKRFKEGSLAFDRIEVKFEIDEKGKPLSVFFKESKDSNKLIEEFMLLANKRVAESIGKEKGGKQARTFVYRIHDKPDPEKLENFNHFIKKFGYGIQTTSAKTISTSMNELMETVKGKSEQNVVETLAIRSMAKAEYSTRNIGHYGLGFQYYSHFTSPIRRYPDVMVHRLLERYLDGGRSANAQKFEDYCKHSSEMESRAANAERSSIKYKQVEFMKDKIGQTFPGVISGITDWGLYVELENKCEGMVPMRELDDDFYMFDEKNYCLVGNHSKRTYQLGESVWVEIMRANLEKKQLDFKLVKKPDVE